AATGCCCAAGATTTATGGTATAGGTGCTGCAGTAGTAATTATAGGTGCAATGTTTAAAATTCTGCATTTGGAAGGAGCTAATCAAATGCTAATGATAGGTTTGACCACAGAAGCTATCATTTTCTTCTTAAGTGCTTTTGAACCACCACACGCAGAACCAGATTGGTCTAAAGTCTATCCTGAGTTAGCAGAGGACTATGAAGGAGCAGCCACAGCTCCAAGAATCTCTAATAAACCAGGAGTTTCTCCATCACAAGAGCTTGACAAAATGATGGAGAAGGCTAAAATAGGTCCTGAACTTATAGAAAGCCTTGGAAAGGGAATGAGAAATATGGCGGACTCCGCATCTAAAATGTCAAATTTGGCAGATGCTGCCGTTGCAACAAACGACTATGCAAAAAATGTGAAAACCGCCTCACAATCATTGTCGGAAATGAATAAATCTTACGCTACAACAGCTCAGGCGATGTCAGCAATGGCAGACGCCACCAAAGATTCAAAAGAGTATCACACACAGGTACAAAATGTAACTAAGAATCTTAGCGCGTTGAACGCTGTTTATGAAATGGAATTGAAGGATGCTGACAGCCACGTTAAAGCTATGAACAAGTTTTATACTAATATGGCCGGAGCTTTAGAAGGAATGACACAGGCAGGTGAAAAAACAAAGTCGTTTGCCAACGAGCTTGACAAACTGACTGGTAACCTGACTTCTCTCAATAAAGTATACGGAAGTATGCTTACTGCTATGAGAGGTGGAGGAAACCCTAATCAATAAAAGGGTTTAATAGTAAGAATTTATGATTTATTCATTAACAAAACGAATCTAACATGGCTGGTGGAAAAGAAACCCCAAGACAGAAGATGATAGGTATGATGTACCTCGTTCTTACTGCGCTGTTAGCGTTGCAGGTAAGTAATGCGGTACTAGAGAAGTTTGTCTTCATCGATGAAGCCCTTAGACGTTCG
This region of Fulvivirga ulvae genomic DNA includes:
- the gldL gene encoding T9SS inner membrane protein PorL/GldL; this encodes MSRKKGGFAELLFRTIMPKIYGIGAAVVIIGAMFKILHLEGANQMLMIGLTTEAIIFFLSAFEPPHAEPDWSKVYPELAEDYEGAATAPRISNKPGVSPSQELDKMMEKAKIGPELIESLGKGMRNMADSASKMSNLADAAVATNDYAKNVKTASQSLSEMNKSYATTAQAMSAMADATKDSKEYHTQVQNVTKNLSALNAVYEMELKDADSHVKAMNKFYTNMAGALEGMTQAGEKTKSFANELDKLTGNLTSLNKVYGSMLTAMRGGGNPNQ